AGAAGGGATAATTATGGAAAATAGAATCCGTGAATTGCGTCGTCAAAAACATCTATCACAAGAAGACATTGCCCATATTGCTCATGTTTCAAGGCAAACAATCAACGCTATTGAAAATGATAAGTATGACCCAGAATTACTACTAGCTTTCAAATTGGCAGAAACTTTGGGGACAACGGTTAATGAGCTATTTAGCTATCAACCAGCAGTCATAAAAAGGAAAGAAAACGATGTATTTTGGTGCGAAAAATATCAATGTGTCTTATGGAAAAGAGCAGGTATTGAAAAACGTAACGTTGTCGATTGAAAAAGGAAAAACGACAGCGATTATTGGAGTCAATGGTTCTGGAAAATCAACAATTTTAAAAGCACTAGGTCGTTTGATTAAGATAGAAGGAGAGGTAATTTTTGATAATCAAAAATTAACAAAATTTACCAATCGTGAAATTGCTCGCATCTTAGCCCTTCTTCCTCAAGGCATCACAGCACCAGAGGACATTACGGTTTTGGAATTAGTCAGTCTGGGGCGTTTTCCTCACCAAAAGTTAATGCAACAACATTTATCAAAAAAAGATGAACTTTTTGTAGAACTACTGATGAAAGAAACTTCTGTGTGGGAAATCAAAGACAGTAAGGTTTCAGAACTTTCAGGTGGGCAAAGGCAGCGCGTTTTTATTACCATGATTTTGGCGCAAGACAGCGAAATTATTTTGCTTGATGAACCGACCACTTATTTGGACTTGGCACATCAGTTAGATATCTTGTGTTTGCTCAAAGATTTGGCGACCAAGCGGCATAAAACAATCGTTTATGTAATTCATGATTTAAATCAAGCGGCTCGCTTTGCTGATTGTCTTATTTTGGTCAAAGATGGACAAGTTGTGGGGCAGGGAACAGTAGAAGAACTATTTACCGAGAAAACCTTGAAAGATTGCTTTGGCCTAGATGTCACTTTGGGCTGTGATACCTTTACGAAAAGTCTGATGATTACTGGGGTGAAAGATGCCTAAAAAACGTTTTTTGACGGTCTTGTTAAGCCTCGTTTTTTCTTTACTCATTTTATCCCTACTCTATCTGATGTTGGGAAATCAAAATGTTCCGCTAGACCAGCTTTTTACGAATAAGATGGTCACACAACTTCGCCTTCCAAGACTCCTAAGCTTATATTTAACGGGTTTTTTGCTCGCTGTTAGTGGTTTTCTGGTTCAATTGATGACGCGTAACCCTATCGCTGAAATGGCGACGCTAGGTATTTCTGGTGGGTCAAGTCTTGCTTTATCAATTGTGCTAACGTTGGGCTTATCGACAAATGATGGGATTTCCGTACTTATCTCTGCAATTGGTGCCTTTGTGGCACTTTGTTTGGTAATGCTATTGACGGCGCGCACTCATTTCCAACCTCTCAAAGTGGTGTTGGTCGGCACGTCTGTTGGACTTTTTACGACGAGTTTGGCAAGTTCTTTGACTTTTGCTAGTCATGATACTCAGGCTTACTTTCGGTGGATTGTTGGTTCTTTCTCAGGGATTACTCAGGTAAAAGTGTGGTTAATGGCACTTGTTAGCTTAATTTTTCTTTTGTTGCTTTTTATCTTTTCCAGTCAAATCAGACTTTTGGTTTTTGGAGATGAACTGGCAAGATCACTTGGTGTGTCGGTCAATCAGGTGCGTTTGTTGATTATGACTTTGGTCGCTTTAGCCTCGGGTGTGACAGTAGCTTCCGTTGGGGTGGTGAGTTTTGTTGGTCTGATTGCTCCGCATATCGTCAAAAAAATCGCGCGGACTAACTTCTGGCAAAACATTTTTTTATCGGTTTTGGTGGGAATGTTTTTGCTTGTTGGTGCTGATTTGATTGCTCGTAATCTTTTTAAACCTTATGAATTTCCAGCAGGAAGTGTGACAATGCTTCTTGGTGCACCCTTTTTTCTTTGGGTGATTTCAAAGGAGGCGAAATAAATGAAAAAACGTTTTGCCTTATTGATCTTGGCTCTTATTTGGCTCATTATCATGAATTTGACTCAGTTCTCACTGAACGCAAAAATTTTAGCGCTTTTGATTCCTGAGTTTCGATTGCCACGTTTATTGACGGTTTTAGCGGCTGGTGTGGCCTTATCCGTTGCTGGATTTATCATCCAAAGTATCACTGAAAATCCACTGGCAGATAGCGGCACAATTGGTATCACGTCAGGCGCTTCGGCGGGGAGTGTCGCTTTTCTTTTAATTGCGGATCGCTTTGATCTGACAGGAATGTGGAATTTTTCTTATCCTATTTTCGCTCTGCTTGGCGCGCTTGTTGCTTTTGCAATGATTTACCTCTTTGCTTTGCGAAAAAATGTTAGCTCGGTGCGTGTCCTTCTGACGGGAATTGCGATTACAGCTTTTTTTCAAGCGTTGATTACTTTAGGGCAACTGTCGGTTAATGCTTTTGATTTTCAAAAGGTTGCAGTTTGGTTGTCGGGCGATGTGTGGCAAACAGGAAGTTCTTACCTTCTAGTTTGCTTGGTGTTATTGCTCGGTGGATTGGCTGTTTTACCGTTTTTTCTCAAAAAGTTGGAGATTTTGACTTTGGGAGAAGAGATGGCGACAGCGCTCGGCTTGGAAGTTAGAAAAACGAAGCTTCAACTTTATTTGCTAGCTTTGCTCTTTGCTGCTGTAGGTGTTCTTCTGGTTGGAGGATTGGCTTTTGTGGGCTTGATTGCACCACATATTGCGCGTGAAATCATGGGTTTTAAACCACGACGAAGATTGCTTGCAACCGCACTCTCTGGAATGATAATTCTATGTTTTGCAGACCTTGTATCACAGATGATTATCGCTCCGTCAAGTCTACCTTTGGGCTTTGTTGTTGCCTTCATTGGCGCCCCTTATTATATTTACCTCATTCAAAAAGTTTAGCTTTTAAACTTAAAAACAGTGATTTGCCAAGGCAAAGTTACTTAACAGCGTTCAAGTGGCTAGAGACTGATGAAAAAGAGAAAAAATGCAATTTGCATCTTTTCAAGCACACTATTTTTTCTAAGTTTCGTCGTTTCTGGGCAACTGAACTCACATCTTAAGGAGAAAACATGAAAAAAGTACTCACAACTCTTATCGCAGGAGCGGCCTTATTGACTTTAGCTGCTTGTTCATCTTCCACTTCAAAGTCGTCTTCTGATGACAAAACAGTGACTTTTCATGCTTTAAATGGGGAGGTCAAGGTGCCGGCTAATCCTAAGCGGATTGCTGTGCAAAATTATCCTGATGAGGTTGCTTCACTTGGTAGCAATGTCGTTGGGACAGATTCGTGGGCTTATCCTAATCCATTTTTGACAAAAAATCAAAAGAAAAATATGATAGATTTGGGAGCGCCAAAATTTAATTTGGAAAAATTAATTGCGCAAAGCCCTGATTTAATCATCACTGTGGATAAGGATCAGGTGGCAGATTATGAGAAAATTGCCCCAACTGTGCTTGTGAATTATAAAAAACTTTCAGGAATGAACCAATCTTTGGATTATTTTGCAAAATTGCTCAATCGCGAAACGGAGAAGGAGAATTTCTTGAAGTCTTTCAAGAAAACAGCAGCGGCTCAAAAAGCAAAGTTGGAGAAAGTTGATATAAAACCAAGCGAAAATACGATTTCTTTGTTAGAGCTTCAAGGGGATAAGATTTATGCTTTTGGTGATAATTTTGCGCGAGGCGGGCAAGCTTTGACGACAGGATTAGGTTTTAAACAATCGAAAAAGATGGCGGAATTGTCTAAAGGAACAGGTTATGCTGAGGTCAATGCAGAGAGTTTAGCGGCTTTTGATGCTGATTATCTCTTTGTTGATTTTGCTGAGAAAGATAAAGCGCAATTTGCAGCCTTAGAAAATAATCCAGCTTGGAAAAATCTTAAAGCTGTTAAAGAGGGTCATGTTGTGACAATGGACTACGATAAAGTTTATTTCTTTGGTGGGCCAACAGCGTCACAAAAGGAGTTGTCACTTTATACGGATGCTATCATCAATGCTACAAAATAAAAGAAAAAAAGTGTATAATCAGGCTATACACTTTTTTTGATACAATATGAAGGATTGATGAAATGAATATTAAACAATTACGTTATGTGGTGGCAATCGCCAATAGTGGTACTTTTCGAGAAGCTTCTGAGCAACTTTTTGTGAGCCAACCTTCCATGTCAATCGCTGTTAAGGATTTGGAACAAGAGCTTGGTTTTCAGATTTTCGAGCGTACGAATACGGGGGCTACATTAACGATTGAGGGAGAACGTTTTTACGAGCAGGCGCAAACGGTTTTGCGAAATTTTGAATCTTTTGAGTCAAAATACTCTAAACCGAAGGAATCAGACAAGATTTTTTCTGTTGCTAGTCAGCACTATGATTTCTTGGCACCTGTGGCGGTAGAATTTGCGAAAAAAAAATCGTGAAATCAAGAATTTTCGGATTTTTGAGTCTACGACTTATAATATTTTGCAAGAAGTAGCGCAAGGACACAGCGAGCTTGGCGTGGTTTATCTGAATAAGCAAAATCGCTCAGGAATTTTGCGGATGCTTAATAAGTTGGAGCTGGATTACGAAGAAATTTTCTTGTCGCAAACGCATATCTATATTCGTAAGGGGCATCCTTTGGCTCAACGAGAATCTATCTCGGCAAATGATTTGAAGCCACTTGACCGGGTACGGTTTACGCAGGAAAATGAACAATTCTTGTATTACTCAGAGGATTTGGTTGAGACTTTTGAAAATACTTTGATTTACAATGTGACTGACCGGGCCAGTCTAAACGGGATTTTGGAGCGGACAGATGCTTATGCGACTGGTTTGGGCTTCATTGATGATGCGAGTGTGCACAATGTGACCGTCGTGCCAATGGACGGAGACAACGGCAATAGTTTGATTTTGGTCAAACATCGCGGTCATTTATTGTCCAACGCCGCAGCTTCTTACAAACGGAGTCTGGAAGTTTATTTTGAAAATTATAAGTTTTAGGTAAAAATATAGAGAAATCACTGACGAAACAGTGATTTTTTTGCTGACGAAAATTAAGGCTACAAAAAAAGGATTTCCTCTTCAAAAAAAGAAATCCGTCAGTAAATTCTCTGGCTTTTCAGTTCAAAAAGGAAATCCGTCAGTAAAAATTCTGCTCAATTTCTTCGTCATCAGCAAAATTATCGGTTGTTGCAGGGTCGTCAGCATTTTCTCCGTCATCACTTTCGTCAAGCTCATCATCCGGTGCAAAATCAATGATTCGATGCTCAATAGCTGCGGTTTGAAGGATTTTTCCAATTCGTTTGATGGCCCCTGAAAAGTAATAAAGATAATAATCTTCTTTCATCGAGCCAACGTGGACGTAGCCCATGAATAAATTTGTGGCAATTTTCACATCTGTTAAGCGGTCGAACATCAAACTTTCGCTCGTGTGTCTAAAAGGCTGCCAATGTGCGTAAATCAAGCGATTGAGGCTAGTTAGACCAAAGGCATAATAACCTTGCGTGGTTCGCCATTTGATTTTGCTGGGCTGCTCTTTGCCCTCTTCGTCTAAAGCGGATTCTGCTGATTGAAAACGGATGAGAAATGAAATTTTAACTTCCTCATCATCCAGCAAGGCCTGTTCCAATAATTTGAAGTGCTTATTTCCTAGCCAATTTCCCAAAATGGGGAGCAAATGGCGACCGAGTTTGTATTGTTTTGCAAAATCTTGCATTTCCTGAGCTGATTTCATTTCGTCAACTTTCTGTTATTAAATTTAAAGATTAGAGGCTTTTGCTGATAGCCAGATATTTCCTAAAGAAATAGCCAAAACAATCAAAGTAAAATAATTCGTCAGGATATACTGATTATTGACCACATAATAAGCCGTCCAAAGTCCAGTCATTACCGTCAGAATGGCAAGAAAGATAAAAGTGATACTCCATAAGCGAAAGACCACAAAAACGAGAGCGGCCACTCCTAAAAGGAAAACGATTGTCTGCCAACTAAAAATAAAATGACGTAAATTAAACCACTGAAGTCCCACTGCAGAACGGATAGAGGTAAGTCCTTTTTTCAGACTCAAATCAAACGAATTAGCTGGTGCGCTCAGCACTTTAAAAAGGCTGCAAAGACTGTAAAGCCATAAGCAAATATTCACAATTAAAAATAAATAAGTTTTTTTCATATCGTATTCAAAGCTCCTTGTTATATTATACGAAATTTTTGTAAAAAATAACTTTTCAAATATATCTCACAGAGATGTTTTTTACATGAACGAAATAAAAGAGTCAGAAAAAAGCATCCATAAAATACACCCAAAGAAAAAAAGAACAGAGAAAATGCTGACGAAAATTTACTGACGTAAAAAAAGACAATTTTGTCAGTAAATAAAAGGGCTTACAGAAAATCAAGGCTAGAAAAAAAACAAAATTTATAGTAAAATTAAATTTGTAAACGAACGAACTCAATTTCGCTCAGTAAAAAATAAACGGAGAATTCACAAAATGCCTAAATTAGTATTTGCACGTCACGGTGAATCTGAATGGAACCTTGCTAACCTTTTCACAGGTTGGGCTGACGTTGACCTTTCAGAAAACGGAACACAACAAGCGATTGACGCTGGTAAATTGATCAAAGAAGCAGGAATCGAATTTGATATTGCTTACACATCAGTTTTGAAACGTGCAATTAAAACAACAAACCTTGTTCTTGAATACTCAGATCAACTTTGGGTACCAGTTGTAAAATCATGGCGCTTGAACGAACGTCACTACGGTGGTTTGACAGGCTTGAACAAAGCTGACGCTGCAGCTCAATACGGTGATGACCAAGTCCACATCTGGCGTCGTTCATACGATACATTGCCACCAGAAATGGCTCATGATGACCAATACTCAGCACACGGCGACCGTCGTTATGCTGGTCTTGAAGACTCACTCATCCCTAACGCTGAAAACCTCAAAGTTACATTGGAACGCGCGCTTCCATTCTGGGAAGATCAAATCGCTCCAGCTTTGAAAGA
The DNA window shown above is from Lactococcus sp. S-13 and carries:
- a CDS encoding helix-turn-helix transcriptional regulator, with protein sequence MENRIRELRRQKHLSQEDIAHIAHVSRQTINAIENDKYDPELLLAFKLAETLGTTVNELFSYQPAVIKRKENDVFWCEKYQCVLWKRAGIEKRNVVD
- a CDS encoding ABC transporter ATP-binding protein — encoded protein: MYFGAKNINVSYGKEQVLKNVTLSIEKGKTTAIIGVNGSGKSTILKALGRLIKIEGEVIFDNQKLTKFTNREIARILALLPQGITAPEDITVLELVSLGRFPHQKLMQQHLSKKDELFVELLMKETSVWEIKDSKVSELSGGQRQRVFITMILAQDSEIILLDEPTTYLDLAHQLDILCLLKDLATKRHKTIVYVIHDLNQAARFADCLILVKDGQVVGQGTVEELFTEKTLKDCFGLDVTLGCDTFTKSLMITGVKDA
- a CDS encoding iron ABC transporter permease: MPKKRFLTVLLSLVFSLLILSLLYLMLGNQNVPLDQLFTNKMVTQLRLPRLLSLYLTGFLLAVSGFLVQLMTRNPIAEMATLGISGGSSLALSIVLTLGLSTNDGISVLISAIGAFVALCLVMLLTARTHFQPLKVVLVGTSVGLFTTSLASSLTFASHDTQAYFRWIVGSFSGITQVKVWLMALVSLIFLLLLFIFSSQIRLLVFGDELARSLGVSVNQVRLLIMTLVALASGVTVASVGVVSFVGLIAPHIVKKIARTNFWQNIFLSVLVGMFLLVGADLIARNLFKPYEFPAGSVTMLLGAPFFLWVISKEAK
- a CDS encoding FecCD family ABC transporter permease, which gives rise to MKKRFALLILALIWLIIMNLTQFSLNAKILALLIPEFRLPRLLTVLAAGVALSVAGFIIQSITENPLADSGTIGITSGASAGSVAFLLIADRFDLTGMWNFSYPIFALLGALVAFAMIYLFALRKNVSSVRVLLTGIAITAFFQALITLGQLSVNAFDFQKVAVWLSGDVWQTGSSYLLVCLVLLLGGLAVLPFFLKKLEILTLGEEMATALGLEVRKTKLQLYLLALLFAAVGVLLVGGLAFVGLIAPHIAREIMGFKPRRRLLATALSGMIILCFADLVSQMIIAPSSLPLGFVVAFIGAPYYIYLIQKV
- a CDS encoding iron-hydroxamate ABC transporter substrate-binding protein, which encodes MKKVLTTLIAGAALLTLAACSSSTSKSSSDDKTVTFHALNGEVKVPANPKRIAVQNYPDEVASLGSNVVGTDSWAYPNPFLTKNQKKNMIDLGAPKFNLEKLIAQSPDLIITVDKDQVADYEKIAPTVLVNYKKLSGMNQSLDYFAKLLNRETEKENFLKSFKKTAAAQKAKLEKVDIKPSENTISLLELQGDKIYAFGDNFARGGQALTTGLGFKQSKKMAELSKGTGYAEVNAESLAAFDADYLFVDFAEKDKAQFAALENNPAWKNLKAVKEGHVVTMDYDKVYFFGGPTASQKELSLYTDAIINATK
- a CDS encoding phosphoglycerate mutase, coding for MPKLVFARHGESEWNLANLFTGWADVDLSENGTQQAIDAGKLIKEAGIEFDIAYTSVLKRAIKTTNLVLEYSDQLWVPVVKSWRLNERHYGGLTGLNKADAAAQYGDDQVHIWRRSYDTLPPEMAHDDQYSAHGDRRYAGLEDSLIPNAENLKVTLERALPFWEDQIAPALKEGKDVFVGAHGNSIRALVKQIKKLSDDEIMDVEIPNFPPLVFEFDDNLNVKDEYYLKAK